One Prosthecodimorpha staleyi DNA window includes the following coding sequences:
- a CDS encoding ABC transporter permease gives MTRSEGRAARIVLDVYIGLFLVYLFAPLVVMSVAAFNAYPYPSVTQWRGFTLDWFPALFRDERLMRGLFNSIVIALGVIALSIPFGLAGALVLHRLQSRAGGLLYAIMVSPVLMPGLIIGLSTLIFWRHFSVPGGLFLAMVAQASFIASYCMLMFLARLERFDLTLEEAALDLGASKVMVMRRILFPYLRPTAITASAIAFLQSFENYNTTVFSIGGDWTLVTEVGSRLRFGLSPVVNVVGVVFVVLTVAVATLYVLLSRRHMASTSR, from the coding sequence ATGACCCGGTCCGAAGGACGCGCCGCCCGCATCGTGCTCGATGTCTATATCGGGCTGTTCCTGGTCTATCTGTTCGCCCCGCTGGTGGTGATGTCGGTGGCGGCCTTCAATGCCTATCCGTATCCGTCGGTGACCCAGTGGCGCGGCTTCACGCTCGACTGGTTTCCGGCGCTGTTCCGCGACGAACGCCTGATGCGCGGGCTGTTCAACTCGATCGTGATCGCGCTCGGCGTGATCGCGCTGTCGATCCCGTTCGGCCTGGCCGGAGCTTTGGTGCTGCACCGGCTGCAGTCGCGCGCCGGCGGGCTGCTCTATGCCATCATGGTCTCGCCGGTGCTGATGCCGGGACTGATCATCGGGCTCTCGACGCTGATCTTCTGGCGCCATTTCAGCGTGCCGGGCGGGCTGTTCCTGGCCATGGTCGCCCAGGCGAGCTTCATCGCCTCCTACTGCATGCTGATGTTCCTGGCCCGGCTCGAACGCTTCGATCTGACGCTGGAGGAGGCGGCGCTCGACCTCGGCGCATCCAAGGTCATGGTGATGCGGCGGATCCTGTTTCCCTACCTGCGCCCGACGGCGATCACCGCCTCGGCCATCGCCTTTCTGCAGTCCTTCGAGAACTACAACACCACCGTTTTCTCGATCGGCGGCGACTGGACGCTGGTGACCGAGGTCGGCTCGCGCCTGCGCTTCGGCCTGTCGCCGGTGGTCAATGTCGTCGGCGTGGTTTTCGTGGTGCTGACCGTCGCCGTCGCGACCCTCTATGTGCTGCTCAGCCGGCGCCACATGGCTTCGACGTCACGCTGA
- a CDS encoding outer membrane protein: protein MNVWAFLTSAVITAISTGAALAQGQGPWSGSYVGLSGGIASVDNKITQVEGTEFEKPSYSNTGRGFFGGIFFGHNIQWGSVVAGGEADFSLASVRKKSFEKADPDDGMSSRLDAFSTVRGRLGYAASSSLLIYATGGLALGQFNQIAGDTDLSPSGNKKWDKVDTSGMRDHWKVGWAAGGGVEMMMLGNWTVRGEYLHADFGTALSGNDYNLKDKYSNSGHFGRVAVGYKF from the coding sequence ATGAATGTCTGGGCATTTCTGACAAGTGCGGTGATCACTGCGATCTCGACAGGGGCCGCGCTTGCGCAGGGTCAGGGGCCGTGGAGCGGAAGCTATGTCGGCTTGTCGGGAGGCATCGCAAGCGTCGACAATAAGATCACCCAGGTCGAGGGCACCGAATTCGAGAAGCCATCCTACTCGAATACGGGCCGCGGCTTCTTCGGCGGCATCTTCTTCGGTCACAACATCCAGTGGGGCTCGGTGGTCGCCGGCGGCGAGGCGGATTTTTCCTTGGCCTCCGTGCGCAAGAAGTCGTTCGAGAAGGCGGATCCGGACGACGGCATGAGCTCCAGGCTTGACGCCTTCTCGACGGTGCGCGGTCGGCTCGGCTATGCGGCGAGTTCATCCTTGCTTATCTACGCAACCGGCGGCTTGGCACTGGGCCAGTTCAACCAGATTGCCGGCGACACCGATCTGTCCCCCTCGGGCAACAAGAAGTGGGACAAGGTGGACACGTCCGGTATGCGCGACCACTGGAAGGTCGGCTGGGCGGCCGGCGGCGGCGTCGAAATGATGATGCTCGGCAATTGGACTGTGCGCGGCGAATATCTTCACGCGGATTTCGGCACTGCACTGTCGGGCAACGACTATAATCTGAAGGACAAGTACTCCAATTCCGGTCATTTCGGCCGCGTGGCGGTCGGCTATAAATTCTAG